A part of Dreissena polymorpha isolate Duluth1 chromosome 13, UMN_Dpol_1.0, whole genome shotgun sequence genomic DNA contains:
- the LOC127856056 gene encoding carboxypeptidase N subunit 2-like, with amino-acid sequence MAFAYFACLGLVLLITATTNVKSFLLDTVQVEPCQYTSSDVTCTSRGLNQVPVFNVSGGPCGYLFRVDVSNNAITRVNDDAFAAFQNCSNLIISLAVNNISHISDFAFRGIEGSTTHLNLSDNDFDTIPNAVGTLLKLSKLEMLNNPLVTFDPHVLANIGRTLNTLYISMGSLLHWPAELYFLRELKTLYISNMNFEHINTDAFQGLSKVQYLTIDHSQLLTVSSAVCQLTNLYILALKNNYNFHNSLNNVFDRCSTKKLNIGHLIFINNNVDFFPNIHAMIESVYGIHMENNNMQFMDKDTLSYDNRTNGISLAYNTFTRVPTGLYLFENLLYLTLSYNKITYVHDTDLAGLRMLRTLSLNGNPIRFITKNSFADNTILATIDLSNTLLTQIPEAVTSISSLNSLDLSELNIGCTCKMSNLKSWNITNVHFGQAKCYQTDELIEDFLESYIDTGRCTI; translated from the exons ATGGCGTTTGCATACTTCGCA TGTCTAGGGCTGGTTTTGCTGATCACGGCTACAACAAATGTTAAAAGCTTTCTTTTGGACACCGTCCAAGTGGAACCATGTCAGTACACCAGCAGCGACGTAACGTGCACGTCGCGTGGTCTTAATCAGGTCCCTGTGTTCAATGTATCTGGTGGACCATGCGGCTACTTGTTCAGAGTTGATGTCAGCAACAATGCAATCACGCGTGTTAATGATGACGCATTCGCTGCATTCCAGAACTGCTCGAATTTGATAATTTCACTGGCAGTCAATAATATTTCCCACATAAGCGATTTTGCGTTTCGAGGAATTGAAGGAAGTACGACGCATCTTAACTTATCGGATAATGATTTCGACACAATTCCAAATGCAGTAGGTACACTGCTCAAGTTGAGTAAACTCGAAATGTTAAATAACCCATTGGTAACATTTGATCCACATGTACTTGCGAATATTGGACGCACCTTAAACACGTTATATATAAGTATGGGTTCCCTGCTGCACTGGCCGGCAGAATTGTATTTCCTGCGGGAGCTGAAGACTTTGTACATTTCAAACATGAACTTTGAGCACATTAACACAGACGCCTTTCAAGGACTTTCCAAAGTTCAATACCTCACTATTGACCACAGCCAATTACTTACAGTTTCCTCTGCGGTCTGCCAACTAACGAATTTATATATACtggcattaaaaaataattataattttcacaaCAGCTTAAATAATGTTTTCGATAGGTGTTCTACGAAAAAATTGAACATTGGGCAtctaatatttataaataataacgtGGATTTCTTTCCAAACATACATGCGATGATTGAATCGGTATACGGTATTCACAtggaaaacaacaacatgcaattTATGGACAAAGATACACTATCGTACGACAATAGAACTAATGGAATTTCACTCGCTTATAATACTTTCACCCGTGTTCCAACCGGTCTGTACCTTTTTGAAAATTTACTCTACCTTACTTTGAGCTACAACAAAATTACATACGTACACGACACCGATCTAGCAGGTTTGCGCATGTTGCGCACGCTTTCACTTAATGGAAATCCAATTCGGTTTATAACTAAAAATTCATTCGCAGACAACACCATTCTCGCAACTATCGATTTATCCAACACTCTCCTTACACAAATTCCGGAAGCTGTTACATCGATATCGTCACTAAACTCGCTGGATTTATCAGAGTTAAATATTGGATGCACGTGCAAAATGAGTAACCTGAAAAGTTGGAACATAACCAATGTCCATTTTGGTCAAGCTAAATGCTACCAGACTGATGAACTAATTGAAGATTTCCTTGAAAGCTACATAGACACAGGACGATGTACAATCTAA